A region of the Procambarus clarkii isolate CNS0578487 chromosome 29, FALCON_Pclarkii_2.0, whole genome shotgun sequence genome:
tgtatgtatgtgtgtgtgtattcacctagttgtgcttgcgggggttgagctctgctctttcgttccacctctcaactgtcaatcaactgtttctacaacTACTacattttttccccacacccaacgcacacacacacacatacacacacacccacacacacacacacacacacacacacacacacacacacacacacacacacacacacacacacacacacacacacacacacacaccaggaagcagcccgtgacagctgactaactcccaggtacctatttactgctaggtaacaggagcatagggtgaaaagaaactctgcctatcgttTCTCGCCTACGCCcttgatcgaacctgggaccacaagatcacgtgcccagcgtgctgttcgctcggccggccggcttccaggtgtgtgtgtgtgtgtgtactcacctaattgtactcacctaattgtgcttgcgggggttgagctctggctctttggtcccgcctctcaaccgtcaatcaacaggtgtacaggatcctgagcttactgggctctatcatatctacactgtgtatggtgtcagcctccaccacatcacttcctaatgcattccatttgtcaaccactctgacactaaaaatgttctttataatatctctgtggctcatttggacactcagtttccacctgtgacccctagtgcgtgtgccccttgtgttaaatagcctgtctttatctaccttatcaattcccttgagaatattgaatgtggtgatcatgtcccctctaactcttctgtcttccagcgaagtgaggtttaattcccgtagcctctcctcgaagctcatacctctctgctcaggtactagtctggtggcaaacctttgaaccttttccaggttggtcttatccttgactagatatggactccatgctggggctgcatactcctggcctgacatatgtggtatacaaagttccgaatgattccttacacaattttctgaatgccgttcttatgttggctagtCTGGTATttgtcgctgatgttatcctcttgatatgggctgcaggggtcaggtctggcgtgatgtcaacccccaagtgtgtgtgtgtgtgtgtgtgtgtgtgtgtttactagttgtgtttactagttgtgtttttgcgggggttgagctttgctctttcggcccgcctctcaactgtcaatcaactgtttactaactacttttttttttttttttttttttttttttttttttttttttttttttccacaccacacacaccccaggaagcagcccgtgacagctgactaactcccaggtacctatttactgctaggtaacaggggcacttagggtgaaagaaactttgcccatttgtttctgcttcgtgcgggaatcgaacccgcgccacagaattacgagtcctgcgtgctatccaccaggcaacgaggcccctagtgtgtgtgtgtgtgtgtgtgtgtgtgtgtgtgtgtgtgtgtgtgtgtgtgtgtgtgtgtgtgtgtgtgtgtgtgtgtgtgtgtgtgtgagagagagagagagagagtttgcgtGCTCAGTTTGGTTTACGTTTCTTCGTGTTTGGTGATCATGAATGTATCCGTACTTTTGTTCGTTCAGAATTTTGAGCTGATAATTCATACACGCCAGAGTCTGGGAATGTTTTATTCGTGTGATAATTAATATGTGAATATTCGTTTTGATGTGTGTCAGACCACTAATCTTTTCTTGTTATTTAATTAGGCCACTCCTTAGGTAAAGGAGAAATATATACATCTCATTTCTAGTTTCGAGAAATAATTAGCGCACTTTCCACACTTCAAATGCTGGCAATTAGACTTTAATTCCTGGTAAATTACTGAGGCTCTGTCTTAAGCAGggaaggaatttttttttttcagactAGAGGATCTTCAATCACTTTTTAATTACTTTTTCGCCATAATGTGAAAGTTGATCAACGATATATTTAGAAATTTTAGTTTTAGAGAATCAGTGTGAGGTAGAAGAGGTTGAGAGGGCACTTTTGAGCACTAACATCGGATAATGTTTTAATATTTATCTGATAATGTGTGATACTCAGATAAATATCAGAGCACACAGAAGTCCTGCTTGATATTACTTTGTGTAACTATGAAAATCCTGCAGTTATTAGTTTCTTTTCATTTGAAGGAACGAGCCCTGATGAGGCAAACTAATAGTCAGAGGTGTAAACTCTACACACCTGCAGTGGTCAAACTCAACATACCTGCAAGGAAAAACTCTCCACACACCTACCTGGTAAACTCTAGAGAGCTAGAGTGCCTTAATTGAAAATTTTTGCAGTGGATATAGTCTGAATGTGTACTGTCTCTTATTTGTTCAAGTCTGTGCCGTCTGAAGCCTTCATACCTGCAGATTGTAAATTCTGCACATATCCTGTATGTAAACTGTACTCACCTTCAGTGAGTACAGTTTACTGTTTAGAGTAGAATTTATTTTAGTACATGTAGAGCTTAACTCTATATGCCTACTGATGgtaaattgtactcacctataatGAATATAATGTAACCACCTGCTTTAGGTAAACTCTACACACATCAAATGTATAGTTTTTACACACCTGGAATGTTTCAACCCTGTACACACACCAGGAATGTTTCAACCCTGTACACACACCTGGAATGTTTCAACCCTGTACACACATCTGGAATGTTTCAACCATTTACACACACCTGGAATGTTTCAACCCTGTACACACACCTGGAATGTTTCAACCCTGTACACACACCTGGAATGTTTCAACCCCTGTACACACACCTGGAATGTTTCAACCCTGTACACACACCTGGAATGTTTCAACCTTGTACACACTCCTGGAATGTTTCAACCCTGTACACACACCTGGAATGTTTCAACCCCTGTACACACACCTGGAATGTTTCAACCCTGTACACACCTGGAATGTTTCAACCCTGTACACACACCTGGAATGTTTCAACCCCTGTACACACACCTGGAATGTTTCAACCCTGTACACACACCTGGAATGTTTCAACCTTGTACACACTCCTGGAATGTTTCAACCCTGTACACACACCTGGAATGTTTCAACCCCTGTGCACACACCTGGAATGTTTCAACCCTGTACACACACCTGGAATGTTTCAACCCTGTACACACACCTGGAATGTTTCAACCCCTGTACACACACCTGGAATGTTTCAACCCTGTACACACACCTGGAATGTTTCAACCCTGTACACACACCTGGAATGTTTCAACCCTGTACACACACCTGGAATGTTTCAACCCTGTACACACACCTGGAATGTTTCAACCCCTGTACACACACCTGGAATGTTTCAACCCTGTACACACACCTGGAATCTTTCAACCCTGTACACACACCTGGAATGTTTCAACCCTGTACACACACCTGGAATGTTTCAACCCTGTACACACACCTGGAATGTTTCAACCCTGTACACACACCTGTTGTGTACAATCTGTACTCCTGCAGTATCAGAACTGTGAACATCTCGAGTGTGTACTGTGTTACCCATTGCTGATTTGTTCCCCAGTCAAGTTATTCCATTTATAACCAATCGTCTTTAATAACACCTCCTGTTTTGCGTATTGGTCAGTAGTATGGGTGGCAGAAGACAGGCATAATAATAATGTTGATGGTGATTGGTACGTTCAATACAAACATGTGCCATGAAGCTCGGAACCAGTTCATCATTCATTTCAAAGAGCAATATATTTAATTGTATATCCCATTCTCTGACACTATATGAACCTTACCCTTTGAAACTTCACAAGTTTACACTTCTCCATAATAACAACTCTTCCTAGTTCTGTTGTTGAATAAATACGACCAACACTTTTAAACACGTATTGCAAGCTTCACCAATCACTCCATTAGAGTACTCCTCAGTCCTACGTGCTCTCTGATCAACACTACGTGCTCTCTGATCAACACTACGTGCTCTCTGATCAACACTACGTGCTCTCTGATCAACACTACGTGCTCTCTCATCAATCCTATGCGCTCTCCGATCAATCAAACGTGCTCTCTGATCAATCCTACGCGCTCTCTGAACCACTCTACGTGCTCTCTCATCAATCCTACGCGCTCTCTGAACCACTCTACCTGCTCTCTCATCATTCCTACACACTCTTTGATCAATCCTATGCGCTCTCCGATCAATCGTACGCGCTCTCTGATCAATCGTACGCGCTCTCTGATCAATCCTAAGCACTCTCTGATCATTCCTATGCACTCTCTGATCAGTCCTACGCTGTCTATGATCCCACACTACTAATGCACATTACCGGACCCTATGTTTAGGCACCTTGTCTCATCCATATGATACACTGAAGGACTCTTTGGCACTGAAGGACTTTTTGCCACTGGTTGACTCTTTAGTACTACAGGGCTCTTTGGCACTAAAGGACTCTTTGGCACTGAAAGACTGTTTGACACTGAAGGACTCTTTTGCTCTGAAGGACTCTTTGACACTGAAGGACTCTTTGGTACTGAAGGACTCTTTGGCACTGAACGATTCTTTGGTTCTGAAGGATTTTTGACACAAAAGAACTCTTTGGTACTGAAGAACTCTTTGGCACTGAAGGACTCTTTGGCTCTGAAGGACTCTTTGGCACTGAAGGATTCTTTGACTCTAAAAGACTCTTTAGCACTAAGGAACTCTGACTCTGTAGGACTCTTCGGCACTGAAGGACTCTTCGGCACTGAAGGACTCTTAGGCTCTTAAGGACCCTTTCGCACTGAAGGACTCGTTGGTACCGAAGGACTCTTTGTTACTGAAGGACTCTTTGGCACTGAGGGATTCTTTGGTACTGAAGGACTCTTAGGCACAAAAGGACTCTTTGTTACTGAAGGACTCTTTGGTACTGAAGGACTCCTTGATACTGAAGGACTCTTTGGTACTGAAGGATTCTTTGGTACTGAAGGATTCTTTGGTACTGAAGGACTCATTGGTACTGATGGACTCATTGGTACTGAAGGACTCATTGGTACTGAAGGACTCATTGGTACTGAAGGACTCATTGGTACTGAGAGACTCTTTGGCTCTGAAAGATTGTTTGCCACTGATGGACTTTTGCTCTGAAGGACTCTTTGGCACTGAAGGACTCTTTGGCACTGAAGGACTCTTTGGAACTGAAGAACTCTTTGGCACTGAAGGACTCTTTGGAATTGAAGGACTCTTTGGCACTGAAATACTCTTTGGCTCTGGAGGATTTTTTGACACTAAAGAACTCTTTGGTACTGAAGAACTCTTTGGTACTGAAGGACTCTTTGGCTCTGAAGGACTCTTTGACACTGATGGACTCTTTGACGCTAAAGACCTCTTTGGTACTAAGGAACTCTGACTCTAAAGGACTCTTTGGCACTAAGGAACACTGACTCTGAAGGACTCTTCGGCACTGAAGGACTCTTTGGCTCTGAAGGACTCTACGGCACTGAAGGACTCTTTGGCTCTGAAGGACTCTTTAGCACTGAAGGACTCTTTGACTCTGAAGGACTCTTTGGCTCTGAAGGACTCTTTGGCTCTGAAGGACTCTTTGGCACTGAAGGACTCTTTGGCTCTTAAGGACTCTTTGGTACTGAAGGACTCTTTGGCTCTGAAGGACTCTTTGGTGCTGAAGGACTCTTTGGCATTGAAGGACTCTTTGGCTCTGAAGGACTCTTTGGCTCTGAAGGACTCTTTGGCTCTGAAGGACTCTTTGGTACTGAAGGGCTCTTTGGCTCTGAAGGACTCTTTGGCTCTGAAGGACTCTTTGGCTCTGAAGGGCTCTTTGGCTCTGAAGGACTGTTTGGCTCTGAATGACTCTTTGGCACTGAAGGACTCTTTGGCTCTGAAGGACTCTTTGGCACTGAAGGACTATTTGGCACTAATGGACTATTTGGCACTGAAGGACTCTTTGGCACTGAAGGACTCTTTGGAACTAATGGACTATTTGACTCTGAAGGACTCTTTGGCTCTGAAGGATTCTTTGGCACTAATGGACTCTTTGGCATTGAAGGACTCTTTGGCACTGAATTACTCTTTGGCATTGAAGGACTTTTTGGCTCTGAAGGACTCTTTGGCACTGAAGACTCTTTGGCACTGAAGGACTCTTTGGCACTGAGGACTCTTTGGCACTGAAGGACTCTTTGGCACTGAGGACTCTTTGGCACTGAAGGACTCTTTGGGACTGAAGGACAGCTTTGTGTCTGATCACCTTCATGATCGAGGATCGGACTCAAAAGAAGTCACTCGACGCTCCGCTCCACTGAGACTTcgtctttctgggtgccagatgcATCCCTAATTACTCAAGCCAAACTCAGCTAAGCCATACctaaccgtacctaacctaacctatcctaacctaacgttagctaacctaacctaacgttagctaacctaacctaacctaacctaacctaacctaacctttggtCATGATGAGGACAAAATTAGTCATAGTTTTTGACGCTGCGATTACTAATCGGAGAAAGTATGCATTTAGATAACAATATGTCATAAAATTCTCCAGGACTgtaatatatttgtaatattaaatATAATCTCCATGACCCATAACTGGAGGATCTATCACACTTTAAAATTATTTACTCTCTCATAGGCTTTGTTCTGAACCTAACTAATATaaacttctattttttttaaattaaaaggTTTGTGTCACTATTTAGTAAATAAAACAAAACTttacaattgaaaaaaaaaaaataatttgcttCATTTGCTCATTCGTCTTGATTCATTTGTTCTATAATATATCCACAAATATTATAGGTAGGCAAAGATCTAATTTTCATCTCTATGTGCAAATAGATCTAAACACTTAAGCAATAACCATCTCTCAAAcactgacagacacacacacacacggacaaaaTTGCAACATTGCTTAAAGTGTGATTCACAATGCTCAAAACATTTTATTACAATCCAAAGATCAGTTTGTTCCACAACATTATTATATGTATTAG
Encoded here:
- the LOC138369690 gene encoding IgA FC receptor-like, which codes for MSPSVPMSPSVPMSPSVPMSPSVPMSPSVPKNPSVPKNPSVPKSPSVSRSPSVPKSPSVTKSPFVPKSPSVPKNPSVPKSPSVTKSPSVPTSPSVRKGP